From the genome of Opisthocomus hoazin isolate bOpiHoa1 chromosome 4, bOpiHoa1.hap1, whole genome shotgun sequence:
TACTGTTGTTATGAAAAGGTCTTTCTTACATTCATTCCTATTAGTAGGAACGcttgataataaaaaaaaaaaaatttgcggGGCTCTGCTGCATGTAAGGGTGCTGTGGGGGTGTGTGCATTCACTGTTGTGCTTCTGGAGAGAAACCTCTAATAGCTTCAGTGTCCCTCTTGGAATACTTTTGTCTTTCTGCTAAAATGGGCTAGGTGTTTCTACATCGTACTTAAGACCCATAAAAAAACCTGTGTGATCTGAGGAGTGCATTGTCAGTCTTTGGGATCTGGCTAATGAAACGTGAAGTGACTGCGCTGCAGCAACTGCAGTCAACAGCAAGACTTACTGTTATCTTTACATTTCACCTATGGAGTGACTGTTCACGCAGGAACTAGACGCTGAAGATGTAGCAGAGGACTCGGGTCATTCTGAGGATGAAAGTTCCAGTCAAGCAGACGACGACACAGCACAAGATAGCGCAGAAAGCACACCCACAGGCAGTGCTTTGCAAACTGCAAACCAAGTTCTGGTTAGTGATGATGACACTAGTGATGAATACGAAGACTGCGAAGATGATGAAGAGGAGGCCTGGCAAACCTGTTCTGAAGATGAAGGTGGGGACAAAGTAAACGCTGTTGCCCCAGAGAGGATGGAAAGCAGGACTGGTGGTGCTACAGTGCGGCGTGTAGTGCAAGAGCAGAACAGGAACATCAGGAACTTCAGCCATCTGGTACAGAGAAACGAActgctggagatattcaaaaccatGCACAGTGGACCAAGGGTGAAGGATGGGGAAGTAAATGTTGGGCTGGTGAGTTGGACTTTGTGCTTAAATGGGGCTTGCTTCATCTAAATTGTAATTCCATATGCCTCCCATGGGGAAAAATTAATTCTGTAGCCTGGCTTCCCgtaagggtaaaaaaaaatctagcaagcACAAATCACTGAGGGTTTTGTGCAAAGATTAATGCTGAAGTTCCTGGAGCTCAGTGTTCCACACTGCTTGCCTTAATTTTTTTAGTACGTTTTATTAAAGTGCTTCTGTGCCAGAGCTCTGCCAGTCTTCTGGAATCCCCCTTCCTGATACCACTGTTACCATTCTGCTGCTTTGTCGTCCAGGTGGGTTACCCTAATGTTGGCAAAAGTTCAACCATCAACACAATCCTTGGAAATAAGAAGGTGTCCGTGTCTGCTACACCAGGCCGTACGAAACACTTTCAGGTACTGCTAACAAAAAGCATTaatgtttttgttaatttttcccCCCCAGTGGAAGAGAGCTTCGTTATGAACTAATTGCAAGCATGTGGACTCACTGAGGACTCTGTTTGCCAACTTGAACTCTGCCAGGCAGAGTAGGTTGGAGAGGGGTGGGCTTGATGTGTGCAATTTTGAAACTTTAGTTATTGTTTCCAAACTCCTGCTGCAGTTTGAGAGTCACTCGTGAGAGCTGCTGTGCAATGGGAGGTATTTGCCATCTCCTGATCTAAGCAGCTTGGCCTTTCTTTTTTGAACACAAGTCATGAGGAGAGAACCTCTGAAAAGTGAGTGCTCCTCTGAATAGCTTAAGGTCAAGCTTTCAAACCGTCCTTGTCACAGTCGTTGCTGTGACTAAGTCCAGTTATGCTGCCGTTTTTGGTATTAATCAAGCTTTTAATTTTGAGGTAGCAACTCCAATGCTATAATGAGCATTGTGGGATTTGTACTTGTACTCCTCCCTGTTTCAAAAGGTCCAACACAGTTAAAGGTTTCTGGAGTGCTTTCTTCCCTCCCATCAGATTGGAGAGCTGAAGACCTTGCTGCCCCCATCTGGACACCTTAGTTCTGAACCCTGGATGTGCTGCTGTCTCCCACATCAGATTTCCTTAGTTCAGTGGCGGGGGCCAGCAGGGCAGATGCCCATGTTAGTAAAATTTCTGCTTATTCTCATTTGCATCCTTGTTTCATCTCTGcatttgatttttgttgttgttgttcttttttcctccatggaCACCTGCTTGCCTTGGTGAACTCATGGGTTATTTGTTGTGTAGACCCTGTATGTGGAGCCTGGCCTGTGCCTCTGTGATTGCCCTGGTCTGGTGATGCCATCTTTCATCTCTACCAAGGCAGAAATGATTTGTTCTGGAATTCTGCCTATAGACCAGATGAGGGACCATGTCCCACCCATTTCTCTGATATCCTTTGCATGGGGTTTGCGAGAGTGTCTGTGAGCGTTGGATCTGGAGTATGCAACGTTGCATGTTCCAGCCCTGCTAGGGGCACGTGTGCTCATGCACTGAGGGTGGTGGGGATGCACACTGGATAAAACAGCCCTGCTGTGTTGGTCTTTCCCCATCTCATTTCAAGTTGATCTTATTGTCAGACTTGCATCATTTTTCTGGTTTGTGACAAAATCCAAAAGTCATTCTTGATGTACGCTCTTGGAGTGACTAGGGCGAGATTACTTGTGCCGCTGAAAATCACCAGGTGGTTTCCTTCACTAGCTTACGTTTGCCAGCATATCCCACGAAACGTTTTGGAAGCAACCTATGGAATAAATATCATAAAGCCAAGAGAAGATGAGGATCCGGATCGAAAGCCAACAGCTGAAGAGCTGCTAACAGCGTATGGATGTGAGTGATGATCCCCTTAAAACCTGTCGCCTGGGCTCTGTGTGCGGTCCTGAACGCAACCTGAGGAGAACTTCTTAACGTTAAGCCCAGCTCGGGTTTGTTGTGCATTGAACCTCCCCATTAAGACTTGCCTTCCTCTCAGGAAGGGCCTTTGTTAACAGCTCGTCTCGTGTGTGTGTTGCAGCGGTGCTTTGCCAGTTTTGTCCAACAGATGTAGTGATTGTGTTGAGGATGGGAGTGAAACGCCCTGCCAGTATGCCAATCCGCCTAGTGTGGTGTGGTGCTCTCATTCCTTTAGATACCTCTCATCACCTATGTTGTGAATTGGATTTTGAAGAATGCTGTGAAGGTTTATCTTCTGTGTCTGACTCTCTGATGCAGTTAATCTTCTCTGGTCTTAAGAATAAAAAACCAGCAGGTTTTCTGGTGGTAGGGAGATGTCGGCTCTCATCATTCCTTTCAGGTCGGGATgtttctgcagcccccctgcagtaagcagtgttcccctcccctccctgctttcCACAACAGAAGCCTCTTTCTAAGGGAGGCTTTTTTTCCGAGAGAGGATACAAATGTGCGGTTAGGCAGCAGAGAAGAATGTGTTAATGCTCTTGTTGTACTGACAGAGAATGTACTTTGGATTTGTCTTCCAGATATGAGAGGCTTTATGACAGCTCATGGGCAGCCAGACCAGCCCAGATCAGCTCGATATGTGTTAAAAGACTATGTCAGTGTAAGTGCTTCCTACGTCTGGATTTTCTTTCCTGCTAGGAGGTGAATTGAAGGTTTCACCGGAGCAGGAGGGAGCACACTAAAGTGAATTCTGTTTCCCTGGATAAAGTCAGCATGTATTGAAATACTCTTTAAATTGGgctatttttaagttttaaaggAATAAATGGAATATCTCGTGCTGCTTACTCTTAAAAAGGTGATTGCTTAAAAATAAGGTGATAGCTAAAGAATTTATCATAACTGTATAACAGGCAGCAGATACGCAGGAAACAAACCCATTTGGTATGGTTGGGTCAGTATTTGGTGCTGAGGACTGCGGTTGTGAGTGTTGTAATACCTCACCCTTCTACAGCAGCTCTCAGCAACTTATTGTTGAGTATTTCAGTACTCCTGAGAGATTTGCACTGTATTGTTTGCAGCTGGATATGGTGATTTGAAGCAGAGGTAGAGTGGTGCTTTAGGTTAGAAGTCGAGCCAGATGTTGCTGGGAGGAGAAATCAAGTGTACTGATGGTCTCCCAGTGTGAGCCTCTGGACTTCCAGGGCGCTTCTTGTCTTTGGAGTTGTGTTCTTTCCTCTCTGGGTGTCTCTCAGTTTTTTTTGGTAATAACTGTATTGATTTCACAGGGGAAGCTGTTATACTGCCATCCACCTCCTGGCGTTGACCCAAATGATTTTCAGCACCAGCATCAAAGATGCCCAGAGAGCAGAACCGTGCAGGCCAGTGGACAGGTGAAGCCTGAGAAAAATACCAAAGCAAAACAGATTGAAAATGTGGTGGACAAAGCATTTTTCCACCAGGTAAGTTCTGGAGGAGGAGATTTATTCAAGGAGTTTTTACGGCAGCACTGGTGTGTCAtagttactggaaaaaaatagctGTGAGGATGGAGGGGTGCTGGGTTGGGCTAATGGTTTAGATGCCATTGGCATCTGCGCGTAATTTCTACCGAAGAGTGCTCTGTTCTTTTTACTATCTCCTAAATCACTGGAAACATCCTAGGTGACTGAAGGATAGCTGATGAGGTGTGCATAGTTGATTTTTAAAAGGTCAGCAGAGTGACCCTCATCATTATGGGCCTAACATCAATCTTGAGCAAATGGGAGAGTGACTGGGAAAAGACAAGGAAGGAGGGTGGTGTGACGCAGCA
Proteins encoded in this window:
- the LSG1 gene encoding large subunit GTPase 1 homolog isoform X1, with translation MGKKQGAGLGRCLQRQRGLQRRGTSSWLHTSELDGERGPEVRSAAEQSPLEEFLATAELAGTRFVAERLNIQIVSAQSRTGLLTAQEAQRVRQLHEENRQFLRIPRRPHWDRTTSAEDLKQAERDSFLEWRRQLAHLEEEKKLILTPFERNLEFWRQLWRVIERSDVVVQIVDARNPLLFRCQDLESYVKEVSNDKVNMILINKADLLSEEQRTAWAQFFEKEGIKVVFWSALAECRRLSGEAKELDAEDVAEDSGHSEDESSSQADDDTAQDSAESTPTGSALQTANQVLVSDDDTSDEYEDCEDDEEEAWQTCSEDEGGDKVNAVAPERMESRTGGATVRRVVQEQNRNIRNFSHLVQRNELLEIFKTMHSGPRVKDGEVNVGLVGYPNVGKSSTINTILGNKKVSVSATPGRTKHFQTLYVEPGLCLCDCPGLVMPSFISTKAEMICSGILPIDQMRDHVPPISLVCQHIPRNVLEATYGINIIKPREDEDPDRKPTAEELLTAYGYMRGFMTAHGQPDQPRSARYVLKDYVSGKLLYCHPPPGVDPNDFQHQHQRCPESRTVQASGQVKPEKNTKAKQIENVVDKAFFHQENVRALVKGVRAAMGYRPGSGLVPVATPIPGNVVGKPWKKHGNRNKKEKIRRITKHLEA
- the LSG1 gene encoding large subunit GTPase 1 homolog isoform X2, which translates into the protein MGKKQGAGLGRCLQRQRGLQRRGTSSWLHTSELDGERGPEVRSAAEQSPLEEFLATAELAGTRFVAERLNIQIVSAQSRTGLLTAQEAQRVRQLHEENRQFLRIPRRPHWDRTTSAEDLKQAERDSFLEWRRQLAHLEEEKKLILTPFERNLEFWRQLWRVIERSDVVVQIVDARNPLLFRCQDLELDAEDVAEDSGHSEDESSSQADDDTAQDSAESTPTGSALQTANQVLVSDDDTSDEYEDCEDDEEEAWQTCSEDEGGDKVNAVAPERMESRTGGATVRRVVQEQNRNIRNFSHLVQRNELLEIFKTMHSGPRVKDGEVNVGLVGYPNVGKSSTINTILGNKKVSVSATPGRTKHFQTLYVEPGLCLCDCPGLVMPSFISTKAEMICSGILPIDQMRDHVPPISLVCQHIPRNVLEATYGINIIKPREDEDPDRKPTAEELLTAYGYMRGFMTAHGQPDQPRSARYVLKDYVSGKLLYCHPPPGVDPNDFQHQHQRCPESRTVQASGQVKPEKNTKAKQIENVVDKAFFHQENVRALVKGVRAAMGYRPGSGLVPVATPIPGNVVGKPWKKHGNRNKKEKIRRITKHLEA